The Rosa rugosa chromosome 1, drRosRugo1.1, whole genome shotgun sequence genomic sequence CTATTGCAGAAGCAGTCATTGATATGCTTTACATTCTTGATCAGAGCTCTGTTTCTTGCAAAACTTTGTTTTGGATTCTTCGTGTTGTTCAGAATATAAACATAAACAAAAGCAGCAGGAATAAGTTGGAGAGCATGATTGGCTCACAGTTGGATCAAGCATCATTGGATAACTTGCTTGTTCCTTCCCTACATGGGATCAATCACTTGTATGATGTCAATCTTGTTTTGAGGTTTTTGAACTCATTTCTGCGCGGAGGAACATCAAAAGCGTCTCCTATGAGATTGAGGAAAGTTGGAGTCTTGGTGGATTTGTATATAGCAGAAGTAGCCCCAGATCCTTGTTTAAGGCCTTCAAAGTTTCTGGCTTTAGCCATGGTCCTGCCAGATGCTGCTAGAGACTCCTATGATGAGCTTTACCGTGCCATCGATATGTATCTAGAGGTATTGCATTtatctcaaattttttttattcaagtcATCTAGTTTCAATTACCTATAATTTTAGCCGTGTACATAAGTTATGATTGttgatcaacatatcaaatttGACAGCTTAGAACATTGTGACTAATTTTAGATTTATGTGTATGAAACTTCTTATGGATTGAACCGGTTTGTTATAGGTACATGGAGGATTGTCCGAAGAGGAAAAGATGAAACTCTGTTGTTTATTGAACTATGAGAAGCTCTCGGAAGAAGCTTGCATACACCTTTCTCAGAATGCAAAATTCCCATCAAAATCAGCAGTCCAAGCTCTCATTTCTCAGCAAGTCAAGCTTAAGAGATTATTTCATGCCACTAACAATCCCAAGTCCTATGGTGACTCCCCTTTTAGTGTCACTGAGGTAGATAATGAGGGAAGGAATGGTCATGATTCCAATGAACAACGTGTGCTTTATGCTGGAAAACTTGATCTCTCGGCTGACAACGAGAAACTGAGAGAACATTTACATGGTATGCAGTGGAGGGTCATGGAGTTGGAAAAAATGTGCAAGAAAATGCAAATCCAAATGGCAAAGTTCACAAAATCAAGAGTGTTATCAAGCCACAGTCATGCAAGATCCTTGCCCAAACTTTGTTCATGATAGTTTtgcatttcattttatttttttatgaagtACTATATCTCATATATGTATAG encodes the following:
- the LOC133726074 gene encoding BTB/POZ domain-containing protein At3g22104 isoform X2; protein product: MEMNISVSGARNLFEKTEKSLEEMRYWTWSELLIALKQCQDLLPATNCLPLLEKCLDCIVGRLALASEASPCPSTSSPDSSGIRFSCDTRSTESLKTSSSRSTWWFEDLLVLGPNLVEMLVKSMVTRKFDHVTISRFLFYYQKSKFYTVESDAKRTIAEAVIDMLYILDQSSVSCKTLFWILRVVQNININKSSRNKLESMIGSQLDQASLDNLLVPSLHGINHLYDVNLVLRFLNSFLRGGTSKASPMRLRKVGVLVDLYIAEVAPDPCLRPSKFLALAMVLPDAARDSYDELYRAIDMYLEVHGGLSEEEKMKLCCLLNYEKLSEEACIHLSQNAKFPSKSAVQALISQQVKLKRLFHATNNPKSYGDSPFSVTEVDNEGRNGHDSNEQRVLYAGKLDLSADNEKLREHLHGMQWRVMELEKMCKKMQIQMAKFTKSRVLSSHSHARSLPKLCS
- the LOC133726074 gene encoding BTB/POZ domain-containing protein At3g22104 isoform X1; the encoded protein is MEVCCDLEVDVNGEESFMVNKRVIASYSGKLSKLLGKSKGSTRNLKVVFHDFPGGAESFELISRFCYNNGSIDVTPSNFSLLHFAAIFMEMNISVSGARNLFEKTEKSLEEMRYWTWSELLIALKQCQDLLPATNCLPLLEKCLDCIVGRLALASEASPCPSTSSPDSSGIRFSCDTRSTESLKTSSSRSTWWFEDLLVLGPNLVEMLVKSMVTRKFDHVTISRFLFYYQKSKFYTVESDAKRTIAEAVIDMLYILDQSSVSCKTLFWILRVVQNININKSSRNKLESMIGSQLDQASLDNLLVPSLHGINHLYDVNLVLRFLNSFLRGGTSKASPMRLRKVGVLVDLYIAEVAPDPCLRPSKFLALAMVLPDAARDSYDELYRAIDMYLEVHGGLSEEEKMKLCCLLNYEKLSEEACIHLSQNAKFPSKSAVQALISQQVKLKRLFHATNNPKSYGDSPFSVTEVDNEGRNGHDSNEQRVLYAGKLDLSADNEKLREHLHGMQWRVMELEKMCKKMQIQMAKFTKSRVLSSHSHARSLPKLCS